The following proteins come from a genomic window of Brevibacillus antibioticus:
- a CDS encoding toxic anion resistance protein — MTTQTIQLVKQEDIIKIQSEAENVVRQLQTDNQSQMDSIFEQLGNLGESTQRNAAESLEILKRPVKDLMEGKNNDIPNTLLKLRSCTEELNPNKIFQSGGISNLFNRILGKNPISTYIRKYESVSTQIDNIIASLLTGSDKLKEDVINLKYIKKKSGENIYELEKRIYFGNKLLEMLEVESNKPENQLRKPEFEKAMVKVVTRVKNMSQMINILQQSIASVDVIADNNEKLDEAVFNAITMTQNVVTVSAAIQLALNNQKKVIEAVQNTNQAIEDMLVANAQSLKQNTQEITSMLEQPSIAINKLQQAFNDVYSAIQITEDSNRRIIDSSKNFIQEMDKLNVDMRAKLGMADPNQLSAPANQQTSLLQ, encoded by the coding sequence ATGACGACACAGACTATCCAATTAGTTAAACAAGAAGACATCATCAAGATCCAATCTGAAGCAGAAAATGTGGTGCGCCAGCTGCAAACGGATAATCAAAGCCAGATGGATTCAATTTTTGAGCAGCTGGGTAATTTGGGCGAAAGCACCCAACGAAATGCCGCTGAATCTCTCGAAATTCTAAAACGACCTGTGAAAGATCTGATGGAAGGGAAAAACAATGATATTCCCAATACACTCTTAAAGCTTCGTTCTTGCACAGAGGAATTGAATCCTAACAAAATCTTCCAAAGCGGTGGGATCAGCAATCTTTTCAACAGAATCTTAGGGAAAAACCCAATTTCCACCTATATTCGAAAATATGAATCCGTTAGCACACAAATTGATAACATCATTGCCTCCTTGCTTACTGGCAGTGACAAGTTAAAAGAAGATGTCATTAACTTGAAATACATTAAGAAAAAATCCGGTGAAAATATTTATGAATTGGAGAAACGGATTTACTTTGGTAACAAGTTGCTTGAGATGCTTGAAGTTGAAAGCAATAAGCCTGAAAATCAACTTCGCAAACCCGAATTTGAAAAAGCAATGGTCAAAGTCGTAACAAGAGTAAAAAATATGAGTCAAATGATCAACATTTTACAACAATCCATCGCTTCTGTTGATGTTATTGCGGACAATAACGAAAAGTTGGATGAAGCGGTCTTTAACGCGATTACGATGACGCAAAACGTTGTCACAGTGTCCGCTGCCATTCAGTTGGCCCTGAATAATCAGAAGAAGGTAATCGAAGCCGTACAAAATACCAATCAAGCGATTGAGGATATGCTGGTAGCCAATGCTCAAAGCTTAAAACAGAATACACAAGAAATCACCTCGATGCTGGAGCAACCAAGTATCGCAATCAATAAACTGCAGCAGGCATTTAATGATGTGTATAGTGCAATCCAAATTACCGAAGATTCAAATCGGAGAATTATCGATTCTAGCAAAAACTTCATCCAAGAGATGGATAAGCTCAATGTAGACATGAGAGCAAAACTCGGTATGGCAGATCCAAATCAACTTTCTGCACCAGCCAATCAGCAAACCTCACTTCTACAGTAA
- a CDS encoding DJ-1/PfpI family protein encodes MEVAILLYNGVTALDAIGPYEAFAGSMKCKIKFVAKEKGLIQLDSKMGYLHAEYCYAEVHSADVLIVPGGIGCKELMNDEETLNWIRQLHKTSKWTTSVCSGSMVFGAAGLLEGVPATSHWFVCESLRALGAIPQEERVVHHGKIVTAAGVSSGIDMALQVVAWEFGVEIAQATQLTLEYDPKPPFDAGSVKTAPPAIVQYTKKVYTELMGSENFFVE; translated from the coding sequence ATTTTGTTGTATAACGGTGTGACAGCATTAGATGCAATTGGTCCTTATGAAGCGTTCGCTGGAAGTATGAAATGCAAAATCAAATTTGTCGCGAAAGAAAAAGGATTGATTCAACTCGATTCAAAGATGGGCTACCTGCATGCAGAATACTGTTATGCGGAAGTCCATTCTGCGGATGTTTTAATCGTTCCTGGCGGTATAGGTTGTAAGGAGCTAATGAATGACGAAGAGACGCTGAACTGGATTCGCCAGTTACATAAGACATCGAAATGGACGACTTCGGTTTGTTCAGGCTCAATGGTTTTCGGTGCTGCAGGTCTGCTGGAAGGAGTACCGGCAACGAGCCACTGGTTTGTATGCGAATCTCTTCGCGCTCTGGGTGCGATTCCGCAGGAGGAGCGGGTCGTGCACCATGGGAAGATTGTCACTGCAGCGGGCGTGTCTTCCGGCATTGACATGGCGCTCCAAGTTGTAGCTTGGGAGTTTGGAGTAGAGATAGCACAGGCAACGCAGTTGACGCTTGAGTACGATCCGAAGCCCCCTTTTGATGCGGGATCGGTTAAGACGGCACCGCCAGCGATTGTACAATACACGAAAAAAGTTTACACGGAACTAATGGGCAGTGAAAACTTTTTTGTAGAATAA